In the Helianthus annuus cultivar XRQ/B chromosome 11, HanXRQr2.0-SUNRISE, whole genome shotgun sequence genome, one interval contains:
- the LOC110887836 gene encoding uncharacterized protein LOC110887836: MRRASNKIPGLKSNGSWITKPNKIKSEVMRFFRERFSDGYRVRPNLLCENTKEFKQEEKELLTMPFLMAEIKDAVNDCGDDKAPDPDGFNVKFIKKFWYLFDKDFKDIMDEFFDCGKISVGGGHSFITLVSKIKDPVELNNYSAINLIGIISKVVSKVLANRLKKVIGSMISEVQSAFIKDN, translated from the coding sequence ATGAGGAGGGCTTCCAATAAGATCCCAGGTCTGAAATCAAATGGTAGCTGGATCACTAAACCGAATAAAATTAAAAGTGAGGTGATGAGATTCTTTCGAGAGCGCTTTAGTGACGGATATCGGGTTAGGCCTAACCTGTTATGTGAAAACACTAAGGAATTTAAGCAAGAGGAGAAGGAGTTGCTAACCATGCCTTTTTTGATGGCCGAAATAAAAGATGCGGTTAATGATTGTGGGGATGATAAAGCGCCCGACCCTGATGGTTTTAATGTGAAGTTTATTAAGAAATTCTGGTATTTATTCGACAAAGACTTCAAAGATATTATGGATGAGTTCTTTGACTGTGGGAAGATTAGTGTCGGAGGCGGACATTCGTTTATAACTCTGGTCTCAAAAATAAAAGATCCTGTTGAGCTAAACAACTACAGTGCTATCAATCTTATTGGTATTATAAGTAAAGTGGTGTCTAAAGTCCTTGCCAACCGGCTTAAAAAGGTTATTGGTTCTATGATCTCCGAAGTTCAGTCGGCTTTCATCAAAGACAATTAA